The genomic window AGGTCTTTCCTGGATCTGGTCGACCAAGTTCTTTTCCAAAAGGAACTTTTTCTTGCTTTGCGACAAGCTGCTTCAGCTTTGGGACTGCTCACCCTGGAAGCCGTTGCGGCAACGCGCGTTGAAAAAGGCCGAGGAGTGGCTCGTGGAGCGGATGGGTGCCGGATCCGACGGGCTGGGAGCCATCTTCCCGGCGATGCACTATGCAATCGTGGCGCTCGCAGCGTTGGGCTACCCCGAGGAGAATCCGGTCTATCAGAAAGCGCTCCGGGACTTTGACGGCTTGCTCGTGGATGAGGGGGAGGATCGCGATTTTCGCGTCCAGCCCTGCCTCTCCCCAGTCTGGGACACAGCGGTCGCGGGCGTGGCCTTAGGAAAGTCGGGGCTGGCACCCGATCGGCCCGAGTTGCGCAAGGCGGCTGCCTGGCTGATGGAGCGGGAAATTCAGGTGCGAGGGGATTGGCATGTCAACAATCCCCACCCTGAATGCAGCGGCTGGGCCTTCGAATACAACAACGTCTATTACCCAGACGTCGACGACACGCTGATGGTGCTTCTCGCCCTCCTGCGCATCGAAACCGATGACCCGACGAAGAAGCAGAAAGTGATCGAGCGCGCCTTCCGCTGGGTGGTCAGCTTCCAGTGTCGGAACGGAGGGTGGGCTGCGTTCGATCGGGATGTCAACAGCCCTTGGCTCGAGGATGTCCCTTTCGCCGATCATAATGCGATCCTCGATCCTCCCTGCTCCGACATCACGGCTCGGGCACTCGAGCTCGCCGGAATGATGGGAATCAAGCGAACCGAGCCTTTCGTCCAGCGCGGAATCCGATTCCTCAAGGAGACCCAGGAGGCCGACGGCTCATGGTTTGGCCGATGGGGTGTCAATTATGTCTACGGGACTTGGCAGGCCCTGCGCGGGCTGCGAGCGATCGGAGAGGACATGAACCAGCAGTGGACCCTGCGGGCCCGGGACTGGCTGGAATCCTCTCAAAACGAGGATGGCGGATGGGGAGAGACGCCCGACTCCTACGAAAATCCGCAGCTCAAGGGTCGGGGGCCCAGCACGGCCTCCCAAACCGCGTGGGCCGTCATGGGAATCCTCGCCTGCGGCGAAATCGATCGGCCCAGCCTGCGTCGCGGAGTCGCCTATCTTCTGCGGAAGCAGGATCCGGACGGCTCTTGGCCAGAAGAGTTTCTCACCGGTACCGGCTTTCCCGGGGTCTTCTATCTGAAATACGACATGTACCGGAATGCCTGGCCTCTCCTTGCTCTTTCCGAGTATGCCAAAGCTCTCTCTCTGGCCAAGGAGCAGACCGAGGCTTGGGTTCGTGCGACCCTTTCCGTTGCGGTCCGCTCCCGCTCCAGCGCCAGCGGAATCGGATGATTGGAATCGCGTTCGCCGTCAAGCACGAGGCCAAGGAGTTTCTCGCGACTCTCCAGAGGAAGCGGTGGGAAAAGGAGGGGGCAACCCCGCTTTGCCTCGGCCAAGTGGGAGATCGGCGGGTCGCGGTTGCCATCATCGGGATGGGCCGGGAAAGGGCGGCAAGAGGTACCGAGCTGCTTTTGCGGCGCTGCTCCGTCCGCCTCTTGATTCTGGCCGGATATGCGGGCGCGCTTCGACCCGAGATCAAGCGAGGGCAGGTCGCGGTGGCTTCCAACTACCTGGATGCGGGATCGGCTCTCTGGTTTTCCGGGGGGGAGGTGCCGGAACTGCGGATCGCAACCGCCGATGTCGTCGTGGGCGATCCGGAGAGCCGGAGAAAGCTCGCGGAAGAAACCGGAGCGGATCTGGTCGACATGGAGACCGAAGCGGTGGCGGGTGTTGCCCGGTCGCGAGGGATCTCCTTTGTGAGCCTGCGGGTCGTCACCGATGATTTCGAGGATCGACTTCCGGTTGATGCGATCGCTGCGGCCTGGGAGAGCGAAAGCGGGACCGTTCGCCCGCTGCCCCTCACCCTCTATCTGGCCGCCCATCCCGGCGAGATTGCGCCGCTGATCCGTTTCGCCCGGTTCCTCCCGGAGGCTCGTCACCGGTTGACACGAAGAGTCTTGGAGCTAGTGTACAGCTTAGGAGGAAGCGGAGGGGCGAGTGCAATCTAGGCCTATTGAGATTACCCAAAGGGCGCGGGAGGAGATTCAGCGGTTGGCTCCGGCCCACGGGGCTTCCCACTTGCGGATCGCCGTGACGCGGGGCGGCTGCGCCGGATGGGAATACCAGATCGAGTTCACGGCGGCGCATCCAGGCGATATGGAGTGGCAGGAGGGCGACATTCGGGTCGCCGTCGACTGCGCGAGCCTCGATCGGCTAGCGGGTTCGATTCTCGATTATCAAGGAGGGCTTTCCGGAGCGGGATTTCGCTTTCGGAACCCCCATGCGCGGGGGACCTGCGGCTGCGGTACCTCCTTCGAGGCTTAGCGGAAGCAACTGGAGCAGATC from Methylacidimicrobium sp. B4 includes these protein-coding regions:
- the shc gene encoding squalene--hopene cyclase; its protein translation is MRSGKLFSQPAEGEAKAKPVLVIEETLDAEQKVRAAIARAQRFLLSTQKPDGHWVGELFADVTLACDRILLMHWLGKVDYRRQARFVKHILDRQLPDGGWNIYPGGPSELNATIKSYVALKLAGFTPEDPVMERARSTILRLGGIPKSMTYTKLGLALLGIYPWRDLPVIPPEIVLFPPWFPFHLYKMSAWTRTMLVPLAIIHHFKPTRQLPAHLQLHELFPAGTEQEGLSWIWSTKFFSKRNFFLLCDKLLQLWDCSPWKPLRQRALKKAEEWLVERMGAGSDGLGAIFPAMHYAIVALAALGYPEENPVYQKALRDFDGLLVDEGEDRDFRVQPCLSPVWDTAVAGVALGKSGLAPDRPELRKAAAWLMEREIQVRGDWHVNNPHPECSGWAFEYNNVYYPDVDDTLMVLLALLRIETDDPTKKQKVIERAFRWVVSFQCRNGGWAAFDRDVNSPWLEDVPFADHNAILDPPCSDITARALELAGMMGIKRTEPFVQRGIRFLKETQEADGSWFGRWGVNYVYGTWQALRGLRAIGEDMNQQWTLRARDWLESSQNEDGGWGETPDSYENPQLKGRGPSTASQTAWAVMGILACGEIDRPSLRRGVAYLLRKQDPDGSWPEEFLTGTGFPGVFYLKYDMYRNAWPLLALSEYAKALSLAKEQTEAWVRATLSVAVRSRSSASGIG
- a CDS encoding nucleoside phosphorylase; the encoded protein is MIGIAFAVKHEAKEFLATLQRKRWEKEGATPLCLGQVGDRRVAVAIIGMGRERAARGTELLLRRCSVRLLILAGYAGALRPEIKRGQVAVASNYLDAGSALWFSGGEVPELRIATADVVVGDPESRRKLAEETGADLVDMETEAVAGVARSRGISFVSLRVVTDDFEDRLPVDAIAAAWESESGTVRPLPLTLYLAAHPGEIAPLIRFARFLPEARHRLTRRVLELVYSLGGSGGASAI
- a CDS encoding iron-sulfur cluster assembly accessory protein, with product MQSRPIEITQRAREEIQRLAPAHGASHLRIAVTRGGCAGWEYQIEFTAAHPGDMEWQEGDIRVAVDCASLDRLAGSILDYQGGLSGAGFRFRNPHARGTCGCGTSFEA